TATGGAAGTTCGGCGACGATGTGGACACGGACCAGATCGTGCCGGGGCGCTACTCGCCCTACATGACCAGTGAGGCGGAACTACCTGGGTTCGCCTTCATCGAGTTCCGGCCGGAGTTCTCTCGGGAAGTGCGCCCGGGCGACGTCATCGTAGCCGGAGACAACTTCGGGTGTGGCTCCTCGCGCGAGTACGCCCCGCTGGCGCTGAAGAAGTGCGGTATCGCCGGCATCATCGCGAACAGCTTCGCTCGCATCTTTTTCCGCAACGCGATCAACCTGGGCATTCCTCTCTTCGAGGACCAGGAGGCGG
This DNA window, taken from Anaerolineae bacterium, encodes the following:
- a CDS encoding homoaconitate hydratase (catalyzes the formation of homoisocitrate from cis-homoaconitate) — its product is MARVWKFGDDVDTDQIVPGRYSPYMTSEAELPGFAFIEFRPEFSREVRPGDVIVAGDNFGCGSSREYAPLALKKCGIAGIIANSFARIFFRNAINLGIPLFEDQEAVRQLQDGDQVELDAAGGQITVDGRRITLRQPPRFVQDILAAGTIADYIREHGRFPGE